In Sulfitobacter albidus, the following proteins share a genomic window:
- a CDS encoding 2Fe-2S iron-sulfur cluster-binding protein, with protein sequence MARFTPLTVTDVRKTIRDAVVVSFEAPEGFDFTQGQYLTFKRDFDGEELRRSYSICAGVDEGILQVGIKRVDGGAFSTWANTELQPGDTIEAMPPMGKFFTELDADAARHYLGFAGGSGITPVLSILKTVLTREPNSRFTLVYANRAVSTIMFRDELEDLKNTYMGRVNVIHVLEADAQDIDLFTGRVDEEKCARLFASWIDVGSVDTAFICGPEPMMLGIAQALRDHGMHDDDIKFELFGSSQPGRAKKAAVAADSTAAGAMTQAKVTLDGATRSFAMPRDTSLLDAALDNALDAPFACKAGVCSTCRARVTEGEVEMLVNHALEDNEVADGFVLTCQCYPLSDIVTFDYDQ encoded by the coding sequence ATGGCCCGTTTCACGCCCCTGACCGTCACCGACGTGCGCAAGACCATCCGCGATGCGGTGGTCGTCTCCTTTGAGGCGCCCGAGGGGTTTGATTTCACCCAAGGGCAATATCTGACCTTCAAACGCGATTTTGACGGCGAAGAGTTGCGGCGCAGCTATTCAATCTGCGCGGGCGTCGATGAAGGGATCCTGCAAGTGGGCATCAAACGCGTCGATGGCGGCGCGTTCTCCACCTGGGCCAACACCGAATTGCAACCCGGCGACACCATCGAGGCGATGCCGCCGATGGGCAAATTCTTTACCGAGCTCGATGCAGACGCGGCCCGCCACTATCTCGGCTTTGCCGGTGGATCCGGCATCACACCGGTGCTGTCGATCCTGAAAACCGTTCTGACCCGCGAGCCCAATTCGCGTTTCACGCTGGTCTACGCCAACCGCGCGGTCAGCACGATCATGTTCCGCGACGAGCTGGAAGACCTGAAAAACACCTACATGGGCCGGGTTAACGTGATCCACGTGCTGGAGGCCGACGCGCAGGATATCGACCTCTTCACGGGCCGCGTGGATGAAGAAAAATGCGCGCGCCTCTTCGCCAGCTGGATCGACGTCGGCTCGGTCGATACTGCCTTCATCTGCGGGCCTGAGCCGATGATGCTGGGCATCGCACAGGCCCTGCGCGACCACGGCATGCACGACGACGACATCAAGTTCGAGCTTTTCGGCTCCTCCCAGCCGGGCCGCGCGAAAAAGGCCGCCGTGGCCGCCGACAGTACCGCCGCAGGCGCCATGACGCAGGCCAAGGTCACACTCGACGGGGCCACGCGCAGCTTTGCCATGCCCCGCGACACCAGCCTGCTGGATGCAGCCCTCGACAACGCGCTCGACGCGCCCTTCGCCTGTAAGGCGGGCGTGTGCAGCACCTGCCGCGCGCGGGTGACAGAGGGCGAGGTCGAGATGCTCGTCAATCACGCGCTTGAGGATAACGAGGTCGCCGACGGCTTTGTGCTGACCTGCCAGTGCTACCCGCTGAGCGATATCGTCACCTTCGACTACGATCAATGA
- the paaD gene encoding 1,2-phenylacetyl-CoA epoxidase subunit PaaD: MDLRPDTETVWQWLDEVPDPEIPVISVVDLGIIRGVQWQGDTLEVAVTPTYSGCPATSVISMDVETALRDRGVKDVRIRTQISPAWTSDWLSDKGRARLEAYGIAPPSPAGGPDHCPQCKSKDVERVSQFGSTPCKAHWRCLDCLEPFDYFKCI; the protein is encoded by the coding sequence GTGGACCTCAGACCCGACACCGAGACCGTCTGGCAATGGCTCGACGAGGTGCCCGATCCCGAGATCCCTGTGATCTCGGTCGTGGATCTGGGCATCATCCGGGGCGTACAGTGGCAGGGCGATACGCTTGAGGTGGCCGTGACGCCGACCTATTCGGGCTGCCCCGCAACTTCCGTCATCTCGATGGACGTCGAAACAGCGCTACGCGATCGCGGTGTGAAGGACGTGCGCATCCGTACGCAGATCTCGCCTGCCTGGACCTCCGATTGGCTCAGCGACAAGGGCCGCGCGCGGCTGGAGGCATACGGCATCGCGCCCCCCTCGCCCGCCGGTGGCCCCGATCATTGCCCGCAGTGCAAATCCAAAGATGTCGAGCGGGTGAGCCAGTTCGGTTCCACCCCCTGCAAGGCGCATTGGCGCTGCCTCGATTGCCTTGAACCCTTCGACTATTTCAAATGTATCTGA